The Aphis gossypii isolate Hap1 chromosome 3, ASM2018417v2, whole genome shotgun sequence genome includes a region encoding these proteins:
- the LOC114132304 gene encoding myeloblastin-like, producing the protein MNSILLLKTNFMNISVIKILSLFTIIDGYIINQSLPIKKNIRVARIANGEQFDQSYYPYVVGLKIQIVDEETYCTGTLVSPRFVLTAAHCIEGSSFVEVYQTDPRNEDGEKREVIELFMHSLYNDTSFVGDLCLLKISKPFKNITSYANISGNPELFANETSLKCFIFGWGKNETGYPKYRANFASVWVKYGPNACEVPPDNYFIKDIVESTWKDFLCPVPNNRMACIGDSGGALMCQGFLFGITSHGYNYYPEMGHLKTECGDTRVQTRYIFIVIYRDWINNHLHGTSSTLKFNHLMFILISIVRFLLSI; encoded by the exons atgaattctaTACTtcttttaaaaaccaattttatgaacatttcagttattaaaattctttcATTGTTCACAATTATTGATGGATACATAATCAATCAATctttaccaataaaaaaaaatataagagtgGCTAGGATTGCAAACGGTGAACAATTTGACCAATCCTACTATCCCTATGTGGtcggattaaaaatacaaatcgtTGATGAAGAAACATACTGTACCGGTACTTTGGTGTCACCGAGGTTCGTGTTAACAGCTGCTCATTGTATCGAGGGGTCAAGTTTCGTAgag gtgTATCAAACTGATCCGCGAAATGAGGATGGTGAAAAAAGAGaagttattgaattatttatgcattcattatacaatgatacaaGTTTTGTGGGTGATTTGTGTTTGTTAAAG ATAAGCAAgccatttaaaaacattaccaGTTACGCAAATATTTCCGGAAATCCCGAACTGTTTGCAAATGAAACCtcgttaaaatgttttatatttggttGGGGTAAAAACGAAACTGGTTATCCAAAATATAGAGCAAATTTTGCTTCTGTTTGGGTAAAGTATGGGCCCAATGCTTGTGAAGTACCTCCAGACAA TTACTTTATAAAGGATATTGTTGAAAGTACGTGGAAAGATTTTTTGTGTCCAGTACCCAACAATCGCATGGCATGCATTGGAGACAGTGGAGGTGCTTTGATGTGCCAAGGATTCCTATTTGGTATTACCAGTCacggttataattattatcctgAAATGGGACATTTAAAAACGGAATGCGGCGATACTCGTGTTCAAactagatatatatttatcgttatttatcgGGACTggattaataatcatttacatGGAACATCTAGCACATTAAAGTTCAatcatttaatgtttattctgATTAGTATTGTAAGGTTTTTATTATCgatataa